The genomic interval CGCACCGAACACCCCTATCAGCAGGAGCGCCTGGGTCAAATGGCGATCGCCCTGGAGAGCGGCAATCTCTGGCTGCGGGGGGCGGCCGAACGGCTGGCCAGCTACGCCCCCCAGTTTGGCGGTGACCCCCACACGGCCCACAGCCACTGCGATCGCCTGGTGGCCTATGCCAATATGACCCGCACCACGGTTGAGCAAATCTGTATCGAGGTTATGCAGCTCTGTCAGCGGTCGGTGGGCGCTCGGGGGCTGCTACCGCCCCATCCCATGGAGCGGGTGATTCGCGATCTCACCCTGTACCTGCGCCAGCCGGCCTACGATGCCGCGATTGCGGGAGTGGGGGCCTTTGCCCTAGCCCAGACGGCTCCGGCCGATGAGCTATGGCAGGTCTAGGGCCGCAGGTAGAAGATCCGTCGCCATTTGCCGCCGTGGCGGACCTGCCGCTGCAATCGCTAGCGACGATCGAGGCCCCCGTGCTCGTGGTGGCCCCCCATCCCGACGACGAAACGCTGGGCTGTGGGGGGGCGATTGCCCAGCTGCGATCGCAGGGCTGTGCCGTCCGGGTGCTGGTGGTCAGCGATGGGGCTAACTCTCACCCGCGATCGCGGCTATATCCGCCGTCCCGGCTGCGGGCCCTGCGCCAGGCCGAAACCCTAACCGCCCTGGCCGGGCTGGGGGTAGAGGCCACCGAGGTCACCTTTTTGGGCCTGCCCGATGGCTCCGTACCCCATCTGGTGGGGGCGCCGCCTCGTCGTCATTCTGCGGCGGCCCCGCTGGCCCTGGCCCAGTGCCAGCACTACCTCGGCCTGAGCGCTCCCCAAACCATTTTTTTGCCTTACCAGTTTGACCCCCACCGCGATCACCGCGCCACCTGGCAGCTGATACGGGGTGCCGCCGCCGCTCTGCCCCAGCCGCCCCGCATGATTGAATACCCAATCTGGGACTGGGACCCGCAGCAGCGGCAGCCCCTGGGCAGTGGCTACCGGGCCTGGCGTCTCGACATTTCTGCTCAGCTAGGGCTGAAGCAGAGAGCCATTCACTGCTATCGATCCCAGACCACCGCCTT from Leptolyngbya sp. KIOST-1 carries:
- a CDS encoding PIG-L deacetylase family protein — encoded protein: MAGLGPQVEDPSPFAAVADLPLQSLATIEAPVLVVAPHPDDETLGCGGAIAQLRSQGCAVRVLVVSDGANSHPRSRLYPPSRLRALRQAETLTALAGLGVEATEVTFLGLPDGSVPHLVGAPPRRHSAAAPLALAQCQHYLGLSAPQTIFLPYQFDPHRDHRATWQLIRGAAAALPQPPRMIEYPIWDWDPQQRQPLGSGYRAWRLDISAQLGLKQRAIHCYRSQTTALIPDDPTGFRLTPELIAPFLNPWEVFLELDP